The DNA window GGCGCTCCAGGGTCACGAGCCGGAAGACTTCGGCCCCGCGCCTGAGGTCCCGCCCACCGCTGTGGCGCAGAAGGTGGACACCCCGGACCAGACCCCCGGCGACGGCGAGACTCCCCACTAGCGGCTCGGCGGCAGTCGGCCAACAAGTTAGGCGCTACAATGACCGGAAAGTGAAATGAAAAGCATTCTTCGGCTCTTCCTGCAAGTGCTGATCCTGCTGACGGTGGCGCTGGTGGCCTCGCTGGTCACCATGCGCCTGGCCATCCACGGGCGTGAAGTGACCGTCCCCAAGGTGGTGGGGCTGTCGGTGCGCCAGGCGGAGGACGCTGCCGCCGCGCAGGGCCTGCAGGTGGACGTGGAAAACCGCTTCTATAGCTCCGACGTTCCCGAGGGACGCATCGTCTCCCAGCTTCCGCCGGCGGGGACGCTGGTGCGCCGAGGGTGGCGGTTGCGCGTGGCCCGCAGCCTGGGACCGCAGCGCGCGGTGATCCCCGACCTCATCGGCCAAAGCGGCCGCGCCGCGGAGATGAACGCGCGCCGCCGCGGTATGGAGGTGGGCGCCACGGTCGTCGCCCACATCCCTGGCCTGCCGCCCGACCAGGTGGTGGCCCAGAGCCCGCCGCCTAACGCCGTGGGCGTGGCCACGCCCAAGATCAACCTGCTGGTCACCGCCGGCGCCGAGGAGCAGAGCTACATCATGCCCGACTTTGTCGGCCACCACCTGGCGGAGGCCAGCTCCGCCATCGAGCAGGCCGGACTGCGCCTGGGCAACGTCACCGACGTCGACGCTCCCGGCGCCCACTCCCTCATCCTGCGCCAGTCGCCGCCCTCCGGGCAGCGCGTCACGCCCGGTACTGTGGTGACGTTCGAGATCGCGCGCTGAACGCAACTAAGCGCCTGGTTTGCGCTCGAGGATGGCCGCGAAGAACCCGTCACAGGGATGGACGCCCGGCAAAGTCTGCAGGAATCGTCCCGCGGCCAGCGAATCCACGTCGTTCCATGCCAGCTCTTCCGTGTCTTTGAGTCGCTGAAGCTCCTCGCGGCAGT is part of the Terriglobales bacterium genome and encodes:
- a CDS encoding PASTA domain-containing protein → MKSILRLFLQVLILLTVALVASLVTMRLAIHGREVTVPKVVGLSVRQAEDAAAAQGLQVDVENRFYSSDVPEGRIVSQLPPAGTLVRRGWRLRVARSLGPQRAVIPDLIGQSGRAAEMNARRRGMEVGATVVAHIPGLPPDQVVAQSPPPNAVGVATPKINLLVTAGAEEQSYIMPDFVGHHLAEASSAIEQAGLRLGNVTDVDAPGAHSLILRQSPPSGQRVTPGTVVTFEIAR